From Selenomonas sp. AB3002, one genomic window encodes:
- a CDS encoding phage baseplate assembly protein V: protein MDTEAERLLRGMVRPGTVTSVNVANNTARVRFDDKDGIVSPELHILHRCSGKNKDYWVPDIDDQVLCIFNNNDKNFSTGWILGSYFNEKQPPQVQNLDIMRFDFSDGSYFEYNRKSHTLNVQITGPININGSVINLNC from the coding sequence ATGGATACTGAGGCGGAACGCCTGTTGAGGGGAATGGTAAGACCTGGTACCGTCACCAGCGTGAACGTGGCCAACAATACGGCCCGGGTGAGATTTGACGATAAGGACGGAATCGTAAGCCCGGAACTACATATATTACACCGCTGCTCAGGGAAAAATAAGGATTACTGGGTGCCGGATATTGACGATCAAGTTTTATGTATCTTCAACAACAATGACAAGAATTTCTCTACCGGCTGGATACTGGGCAGCTACTTCAACGAGAAGCAGCCGCCCCAGGTACAGAATTTGGATATCATGCGCTTCGATTTTTCGGATGGCTCATATTTTGAGTACAACCGAAAGAGCCACACCCTCAATGTGCAAATCACAGGGCCAATAAATATAAATGGCTCAGTTATCAATCTGAACTGCTAA